A stretch of the Ornithodoros turicata isolate Travis chromosome 4, ASM3712646v1, whole genome shotgun sequence genome encodes the following:
- the LOC135391224 gene encoding oocyte zinc finger protein XlCOF6-like, whose translation MYATSVEVLDQEAAPINHATGNVREGVQTRPKLRTDYARVESIYDESFQDENDGPMPAPRPNPRVFTCVMCFEKAEDEHAHMEHLRTAHPKVRTHCLACETQYDDYQVYKSHIQQVHQDVMAALEQNKQTTHLFCMECGKVSRTESLLYRHRSQHFMLHRETCETCGKSFVEGPAMERHLETHKPSVQTCRLCAKTFQDSRAYKAHAGLHKKYKFLCELCGAMRPTAISLELHRCSRHPSDENKYQCSFCKKQCRSTEHLRKHMVAKHGGAPGEKTYGCEHCGKDFKWRHNLRDHILLRHSNNASETSTETLLACDVCDKKFAHKFALDAHMPTHFEYRDFRCEMCGMAFKRKHTLKEHINAVHCSDKKFQCSVCGEMFAVKRYLDAHCKTKHEDSTQVFSCNECPKEFKSERGLSAHRKTCHGKAERKHECAKCGRAFYSPKDRRRHELTHSAEKKHECPRCGKTFSRADNLRKHVKGVCRLKDL comes from the exons ATGTATGCAACTAGCGTCGAAGTCCTTGATCAAGAAGCAGCACCTATTAATCATGCCACTGGAAATGTTCGTGAAGGTGTGCAGACGAGACCCAAACTACGTACAGATTATGCACGCGTGGAATCTATCTACGATGAAAGTTTCCAGGACGAGAACGACGGCCCTATGCCAGCTCCTCGCCCTAACCCCCGCGTATTTACTTGTGTGATGTGTTTCGAAAAAGCAGAGGATGAACATGCCCACATGGAACACCTTCGAACTGCCCACCCCAAGGTACGCACACATTGCCTCGCTTGCGAAACGCAGTACGACGACTACCAGGTTTACAAGTCCCACATTCAACAAGTGCATCAAGACGTGATGGCGGCTTTGGAGCAAaataagcagacgacacatctGTTCTGCATGGAGTGTGGAAAAGTTTCAAGGACAGAGTCGCTCCTGTACCGTCACAGATCTCAGCACTTCATGCTACACAGAGAGACCTGTGAAACTTGTGGAAAGTCGTTTGTAGAAGGGCCAGCAATGGAAAGACATTTGGAGACTCACAAGCCCTCCGTTCAAACGTGTAGATTGTGCGCAAAGACATTTCAAGATTCGCGAGCTTACAAAGCCCACGCTGGACTACACAAGAAGTATAAATTTTTGTGCGAG CTCTGCGGTGCAATGCGCCCCACAGCCATCAGTCTTGAACTTCACCGCTGCTCGAGACATCCGAGTGACGAAAACAAGTACCAGTGTTCGTTCTGCAAGAAGCAGTGTCGCTCAACAGAACACCTCCGCAAACACATGGTCGCAAAGCATGGAGGTGCACCGGGTGAGAAGACATACGGGTGTGAGCATTGTGGCAAGGATTTCAAGTGGAGGCATAACCTGAGAGATCACATCTTGCTGAGGCACTCAAACAACGCTTCGGAAACTTCGACGGAAACGCTTCTGGCCTGCGATGTTTGCGATAAGAAGTTTGCCCACAAGTTTGCGCTTGATGCACACATGCCAACACACTTTGAGTACAGAGACTTTCGCTGTGAGATGTGTG GAATGGCCTTCAAAAGAAAGCACACACTGAAGGAACACATCAATGCCGTACACTGCAGTGACAAAAAGTTCCAGTGCTCGGTCTGCGGAGAAATGTTTGCGGTGAAGCGGTATCTCGATGCGCACTGCAAGACAAAGCACGAAGACTCCACCCAAGTTTTCTCTTGCAA TGAATGCCCCAAAGAATTCAAGAGCGAAAGGGGTCTTTCTGCCCACCGGAAGACCTGCCACGGAAAGGCGGAGCGGAAACACGAGTGCGCCAAGTGTGGTCGAGCGTTCTACTCTCCGAAGGATCGGCGGAGACACGAACTGACGCACAGTGCGGAGAAGAAACACGAGTGCCCGCGCTGCGGCAAGACATTCTCCCGCGCGGATAACTTGCGCAAGCACGTCAAGGGAGTGTGTCGGTTAAAAGATCTGTGA
- the LOC135391225 gene encoding NADH-cytochrome b5 reductase-like isoform X1, which translates to MTEEVTRHQTLIGNGEVAHGSISAELLDGKPVEPDQSDCCGNGCSLCVFDIYEQELKIWKKECMDYVHGVSLSEVCALTCTNSNVLPPTSFLQEDVISKYTYRNFTISNIKKVTDDTFVYRFTVPNHGPLPLDTAQHLVLRASYNGRVITRQYTVISHRECSGHFDILIKIYPQGKMSRYVASLREGDLVELRGPFGEFTYKPNQFKSLLLLAAGTGVAPMIQVIRAIVSNEDDETIVRLLYGTQTYSSIYLREEINKLKSYWNISVLYCFSQEGKEFKPGYGEEVHFGQIDERLLNEELKKFRQTPHVLICGPNSFNARFLAFLKETSPKTTWFVF; encoded by the exons atgacagaAGAGGTGACAAGACACCAAACACTCATTGGTAACGGAGAGGTTGCACACGGCAGCATTTCTGCGGAGCTTTTGGATGGGAAGCCCGTCGAGCCAGATCAAAGTGACTGCTGTGGCAATGGGTGTTCTCTGTGCGTGTTCGATATCTACGAACAGGAACTTAAAATATGGAAGAAGGAATGCATGGACTACGTGCACGGCGTGTCATTGTCGGAGGTCTGTGCACTGACTTGCACAAATTCAAACGTCTTACCCCCTACTTCCTTCTTGCAGGAAGACGTGATCAGCAAATATACTTATCGAAACTTTACGATAAGCAATATTAAAAAAGTAACAGACGACACCTTCGTGTATCGATTTACCGTGCCAAATCATGGTCCTCTCCCCTTAGACACAGCTCAACATTTGGTTCTTCG GGCTTCTTACAATGGACGGGTGATCACACGTCAGTACACAGTAATCAGTCATAGGGAATGCAGTGGACACTTCGACATTCTCATTAAA ATCTATCCTCAAGGGAAAATGTCCAGATACGTAGCAAGCTTACGCGAAGGAGACTTGGTTGAGCTTAGAGGCCCGTTTGGAGAATTTACTTACAAACCAAATCAG TTCAAAAGCCTCCTGTTGCTTGCAGCAGGGACTGGAGTCGCACCAATGATACAAGTCATCCGAGCTATTGTCTCTAACGAAGATGATGAGACTATCGTGCGACTACTttacggcacacaaacgtatagtTCCATATACTTAAGAGAAGAGATAAACAAATTGAAGAGTTACTGGAATATTTCTGTGTTGTATTGCTTCAGCCAG GAAGGTAAAGAATTCAAGCCTGGTTACGGAGAAGAAGTTCACTTTGGGCAAATAGATGAACGCCTGCTGAATGAAGAGCTGAAGAAGTTCCGTCAAACCCCACACGTTCTCATCTGCGGTCCAAATAGCTTCAATGCGCGCTTTCTGGCTTTTCTAAAAGAGACCTCGCCCAAAACGACATGGTTCGTATTTTAG
- the LOC135392764 gene encoding phosphatidylinositol-glycan biosynthesis class W protein-like isoform X2 has product MTQHISSQKWKRDKKCSSLRNVTVPAPSQIPFMSVARSQVLFMTSMCILAVDFPLFPRRFAKTKFSGFSLMDVGVAFFVMLAALVSPEAKQKHLHGSFGHVKQAAKSCAILIVIGLIRILTVKGIDYQSPVLEYGVHWNFFFTFACVKIISALLYVLFPATWDAAISVALFAVYELTLRFTSLNTFLHNNDRTGLIAANKEGLSSLIGYIALYLGTVVLGKQMVYKPRYQIREWVKSSLTCMLLSAVGFLFTYAMHTEISPVSRRLANASYCSWTFSIGTLILGLHIAFEVLRVLLENPAHVTVNTLEIRNKEDIPNPLLIWDAMNFNAMGLFLLSNLLTGLFNVVLQTRTAGSVTCLLILFLYLFILVIFSLYVYRKKIKVKFL; this is encoded by the exons ATGACTCAGCATATTTCATCACAAAAATGGAAAAGGGATAAGAAATGTAGCTCCCTAAGGAA TGTCACAGTACCGGCTCCTTCCCAAATTCCGTTCATGTCAGTCGCAAGGTCACAGGTGCTCTTTATGACAAGCATGTGTATCCTGGCTGTGGATTTTCCGTTGTTCCCAAGACGTTTTGCCAAGACCAAGTTTTCTGGCTTCAGCCTTATGGACGTTGGTGTAGCATTTTTTGTCATGTTAGCAGCGCTTGTGTCGCCTGAGGCAAAacaaaagcatctgcatggCAG CTTTGGCCACGTGAAGCAAGCGGCGAAAAGCTGCGCGATACTCATAGTTATCGGACTTATACGTATCCTGACGGTGAAAGGAATCGACTATCAGAGCCCTGTACTTGAATATGGGGTCCACTGGAATTTCTTTTTCACTTTTGCATGCGTAAAG ATAATATCAGCACTCCTGTATGTCTTGTTTCCAGCCACTTGGGATGCAGCGATCTCCGTTGCGCTTTTCGCAGTATATGAACTGACCTTACGATTTACAAGTCTGAACACCTTCCTCCACAATAATGATCGGACAGGACTTATTGCCGCCAACAAGGAAGGACTTTCGTCGCTTATTGGTTACATTGCTCTCTACCTGGGAACTGTGGTTCTTGGCAAGCAGATGGTCTATAAACCACG ATATCAGATTCGTGAGTGGGTGAAGTCGTCCCTCACGTGCATGTTACTGTCGGCTGTTGGGTTTTTGTTCACGTATGCCATGCACACAGAGATATCTCCAGTTTCACGAAGGTTGGCTAATGCGTCCTATTGCTCGTGGACG TTTTCCATTGGAACTCTGATACTGGGCTTACACATTGCCTTTGAGGTACTTCGAGTGCTGTTGGAAAATCCAGCACATGTGACTGTGAACACCTTGGAAATACGAAATAAAGAAGACATTCCCAACCCATTACTGATATGGGATGCCATGAACTTCAATGCAATGGGGTTGTTCCTGCTAAGCAACCTTCTGACAGGACTTTTTAATGTTGTGCTGCAGACAAGAACAGCGGGTTCTGTCACTTGTCTGCTCAtcttatttttgtatttgttcATTCTAGTCATATTTTCACTGTACgtgtacaggaaaaaaataaaagtaaagtTTCTGTGA
- the LOC135391225 gene encoding NADH-cytochrome b5 reductase-like isoform X3 — MTEEVTRHQTLIGNGEVAHGSISAELLDGKPVEPDQSDCCGNGCSLCVFDIYEQELKIWKKECMDYVHGVSLSEVCALTCTNSNVLPPTSFLQEDVISKYTYRNFTISNIKKVTDDTFVYRFTVPNHGPLPLDTAQHLVLRASYNGRVITRQYTVISHRECSGHFDILIKIYPQGKMSRYVASLREGDLVELRGPFGEFTYKPNQFKSLLLLAAGTGVAPMIQVIRAIVSNEDDETIVRLLYGTQTKVKNSSLVTEKKFTLGK, encoded by the exons atgacagaAGAGGTGACAAGACACCAAACACTCATTGGTAACGGAGAGGTTGCACACGGCAGCATTTCTGCGGAGCTTTTGGATGGGAAGCCCGTCGAGCCAGATCAAAGTGACTGCTGTGGCAATGGGTGTTCTCTGTGCGTGTTCGATATCTACGAACAGGAACTTAAAATATGGAAGAAGGAATGCATGGACTACGTGCACGGCGTGTCATTGTCGGAGGTCTGTGCACTGACTTGCACAAATTCAAACGTCTTACCCCCTACTTCCTTCTTGCAGGAAGACGTGATCAGCAAATATACTTATCGAAACTTTACGATAAGCAATATTAAAAAAGTAACAGACGACACCTTCGTGTATCGATTTACCGTGCCAAATCATGGTCCTCTCCCCTTAGACACAGCTCAACATTTGGTTCTTCG GGCTTCTTACAATGGACGGGTGATCACACGTCAGTACACAGTAATCAGTCATAGGGAATGCAGTGGACACTTCGACATTCTCATTAAA ATCTATCCTCAAGGGAAAATGTCCAGATACGTAGCAAGCTTACGCGAAGGAGACTTGGTTGAGCTTAGAGGCCCGTTTGGAGAATTTACTTACAAACCAAATCAG TTCAAAAGCCTCCTGTTGCTTGCAGCAGGGACTGGAGTCGCACCAATGATACAAGTCATCCGAGCTATTGTCTCTAACGAAGATGATGAGACTATCGTGCGACTACTttacggcacacaaac GAAGGTAAAGAATTCAAGCCTGGTTACGGAGAAGAAGTTCACTTTGGGCAAATAG
- the LOC135391225 gene encoding NADH-cytochrome b5 reductase-like isoform X2, whose protein sequence is MTEEVTRHQTLIGNGEVAHGSISAELLDGKPVEPDQSDCCGNGCSLCVFDIYEQELKIWKKECMDYVHGVSLSEEDVISKYTYRNFTISNIKKVTDDTFVYRFTVPNHGPLPLDTAQHLVLRASYNGRVITRQYTVISHRECSGHFDILIKIYPQGKMSRYVASLREGDLVELRGPFGEFTYKPNQFKSLLLLAAGTGVAPMIQVIRAIVSNEDDETIVRLLYGTQTYSSIYLREEINKLKSYWNISVLYCFSQEGKEFKPGYGEEVHFGQIDERLLNEELKKFRQTPHVLICGPNSFNARFLAFLKETSPKTTWFVF, encoded by the exons atgacagaAGAGGTGACAAGACACCAAACACTCATTGGTAACGGAGAGGTTGCACACGGCAGCATTTCTGCGGAGCTTTTGGATGGGAAGCCCGTCGAGCCAGATCAAAGTGACTGCTGTGGCAATGGGTGTTCTCTGTGCGTGTTCGATATCTACGAACAGGAACTTAAAATATGGAAGAAGGAATGCATGGACTACGTGCACGGCGTGTCATTGTCGGAG GAAGACGTGATCAGCAAATATACTTATCGAAACTTTACGATAAGCAATATTAAAAAAGTAACAGACGACACCTTCGTGTATCGATTTACCGTGCCAAATCATGGTCCTCTCCCCTTAGACACAGCTCAACATTTGGTTCTTCG GGCTTCTTACAATGGACGGGTGATCACACGTCAGTACACAGTAATCAGTCATAGGGAATGCAGTGGACACTTCGACATTCTCATTAAA ATCTATCCTCAAGGGAAAATGTCCAGATACGTAGCAAGCTTACGCGAAGGAGACTTGGTTGAGCTTAGAGGCCCGTTTGGAGAATTTACTTACAAACCAAATCAG TTCAAAAGCCTCCTGTTGCTTGCAGCAGGGACTGGAGTCGCACCAATGATACAAGTCATCCGAGCTATTGTCTCTAACGAAGATGATGAGACTATCGTGCGACTACTttacggcacacaaacgtatagtTCCATATACTTAAGAGAAGAGATAAACAAATTGAAGAGTTACTGGAATATTTCTGTGTTGTATTGCTTCAGCCAG GAAGGTAAAGAATTCAAGCCTGGTTACGGAGAAGAAGTTCACTTTGGGCAAATAGATGAACGCCTGCTGAATGAAGAGCTGAAGAAGTTCCGTCAAACCCCACACGTTCTCATCTGCGGTCCAAATAGCTTCAATGCGCGCTTTCTGGCTTTTCTAAAAGAGACCTCGCCCAAAACGACATGGTTCGTATTTTAG
- the LOC135392764 gene encoding phosphatidylinositol-glycan biosynthesis class W protein-like isoform X1, with amino-acid sequence MDPTEKQLHEEFLENKLGTAPDEVIMLTLIPLFTTQFYVVLLKIFSLRILRQDFWLQVIVDTILLSAPTILAVTILANHVACIFFTLLSGSTLLWMTQHISSQKWKRDKKCSSLRNVTVPAPSQIPFMSVARSQVLFMTSMCILAVDFPLFPRRFAKTKFSGFSLMDVGVAFFVMLAALVSPEAKQKHLHGSFGHVKQAAKSCAILIVIGLIRILTVKGIDYQSPVLEYGVHWNFFFTFACVKIISALLYVLFPATWDAAISVALFAVYELTLRFTSLNTFLHNNDRTGLIAANKEGLSSLIGYIALYLGTVVLGKQMVYKPRYQIREWVKSSLTCMLLSAVGFLFTYAMHTEISPVSRRLANASYCSWTFSIGTLILGLHIAFEVLRVLLENPAHVTVNTLEIRNKEDIPNPLLIWDAMNFNAMGLFLLSNLLTGLFNVVLQTRTAGSVTCLLILFLYLFILVIFSLYVYRKKIKVKFL; translated from the exons ATGGATCCCACAGAGAAACAACTACACGAAGAATTTCTGGAAAACAAATTGGGGACAGCACCAGACGAAGTCATTATGTTGACGCTTATTCCCCTATTTACCACACAGTTTTACGTGGTTTTGCTCAAGATTTTCTCTCTTCGTATCCTCAGACAAGACTTCTG GTTACAAGTCATCGTAGATACCATCCTGCTATCAGCCCCCACCATTCTTGCTGTGACTATCCTTGCAAACCATGTTGCTTGCATATTTTTCACACTCCTCAGTGGAAGTACCTTGCTTTGGATGACTCAGCATATTTCATCACAAAAATGGAAAAGGGATAAGAAATGTAGCTCCCTAAGGAA TGTCACAGTACCGGCTCCTTCCCAAATTCCGTTCATGTCAGTCGCAAGGTCACAGGTGCTCTTTATGACAAGCATGTGTATCCTGGCTGTGGATTTTCCGTTGTTCCCAAGACGTTTTGCCAAGACCAAGTTTTCTGGCTTCAGCCTTATGGACGTTGGTGTAGCATTTTTTGTCATGTTAGCAGCGCTTGTGTCGCCTGAGGCAAAacaaaagcatctgcatggCAG CTTTGGCCACGTGAAGCAAGCGGCGAAAAGCTGCGCGATACTCATAGTTATCGGACTTATACGTATCCTGACGGTGAAAGGAATCGACTATCAGAGCCCTGTACTTGAATATGGGGTCCACTGGAATTTCTTTTTCACTTTTGCATGCGTAAAG ATAATATCAGCACTCCTGTATGTCTTGTTTCCAGCCACTTGGGATGCAGCGATCTCCGTTGCGCTTTTCGCAGTATATGAACTGACCTTACGATTTACAAGTCTGAACACCTTCCTCCACAATAATGATCGGACAGGACTTATTGCCGCCAACAAGGAAGGACTTTCGTCGCTTATTGGTTACATTGCTCTCTACCTGGGAACTGTGGTTCTTGGCAAGCAGATGGTCTATAAACCACG ATATCAGATTCGTGAGTGGGTGAAGTCGTCCCTCACGTGCATGTTACTGTCGGCTGTTGGGTTTTTGTTCACGTATGCCATGCACACAGAGATATCTCCAGTTTCACGAAGGTTGGCTAATGCGTCCTATTGCTCGTGGACG TTTTCCATTGGAACTCTGATACTGGGCTTACACATTGCCTTTGAGGTACTTCGAGTGCTGTTGGAAAATCCAGCACATGTGACTGTGAACACCTTGGAAATACGAAATAAAGAAGACATTCCCAACCCATTACTGATATGGGATGCCATGAACTTCAATGCAATGGGGTTGTTCCTGCTAAGCAACCTTCTGACAGGACTTTTTAATGTTGTGCTGCAGACAAGAACAGCGGGTTCTGTCACTTGTCTGCTCAtcttatttttgtatttgttcATTCTAGTCATATTTTCACTGTACgtgtacaggaaaaaaataaaagtaaagtTTCTGTGA